agctgcaaagctgttgctacccaaaacagctctgaatggccctgttccatgtgcctcatcccctctggctcaggcttgtgggggtgagaacatcctatatacattttcccgatatttcctggacaccttgagttctggaccccattacaaatcccttcttggggccctcctcctggctgcaccctgcttcatgcTGAAGGAGGAAACTGTGGTTCAGAAGGGTAGGCCTCTGTCTGCTTTTGAAGAGAGACAGAGTTGGAGGGCCCTCTGGGCTCTGCTGAGTGAGGGTGAATGGTGTCACTGCCCAAGCCCATCCACCCTGCTTTCCCCCAGTCAGCACTTCCCAGGAGAATTCCCCATGTCCAGGCAGAGACCGCAAGGATCAGAGAAAGTCCCTCCAGGACCAGAAAGAAACCCACTTAGCCCTTCTCCAGCCCCAGAAAGCCCAGTGAGATGCCCGTCTGCTGCTGTGCATACAACAGCGGTAAGGAGGGCAGAGGTATTGACGATGGGCTGCAGAGGTCTTGGCCTCCAAGTGTAGCTCCTGCCCCCCTGCCAGAGACTGAGGTCTAACCCCCTATACAGGCCAACTTCAGAGCCTGTGTCCTGAGCAGTGACATGAGATTTTACTAATGACAGTCCAAGGGTATCCAGTCTCCTATCTGAGATGCTTCTTCATTGGCGTAGGGGCAGGGTTGAGCCTTTTCAATCAGCAAATCAGTAAACAAGCAATGTAGgtgctgagcacctgctgtgtgcatgCCCAGGGCGGGTGGGCAAGTGGGGTCGCTGGGGACAAATGGAGGCCCTCCTGGGTCAAGTGGCTGAGCCCCTTGGAGGCTGACGTAGGAACCGGGAGGTGAAGAGCCTCCTGATCTACAAAATGCCAACCCATGCCATCCTGCCAGTAAGCATGGGTGTGTAGGAGCAGTGGTCATTGCCTCCGAGAAGCCCACCTGGGTAGAGTCCACGTTCCAGCTCAGCACCAGGGTCTAGGTTTAGGAGGCGCCTAAAAGGTGGGGTGGGTGTGTGAGGGACTGGCACGTGCTCTCAACGATGGCCTTCTCAGCCACTGGATATGGATGCAAAGAAGGCAGGGCACCCACCACCTTGCCGACCGACACCCTGCACCCGTCCAATGACTTCAGCATCAACTCAGGCTCCACATGGTCGAAAGAGGATGGGGCTGTTCCCCAGGCCACCTTCTGGGCACAGCTGCAAGCTCCTCCTACAGCGCTCCTCCCCGACTGCAACCACACTCGATAACGGGGGTCGAGAAGAGACAATGGAGCGTCATGGGCTGGTGTAATGAGAGGGGTTAAGCTTGAAAAatgtcccctctctgccccaaGCTCAAGAGTGTGGCGGAGGTGGGAAGCACGAGTGGAGCCCAGGCACGCGCGCGTCTCGGAGTCGGGACCAGCAGGGGCAGTCGTGACCACAGGACTCCCACTCCGCCGCCCGAGCCAGTAGCGCTTGGGCCGGTAAAGCAGACCTCACCGGAACGAGGAATGAAAAGGTGGCGAGCTGACTAGCTCCGCCAGAAACTTGCGGCAGGTTGGACTTGAAAACAGCGGCGGAACAAAACGGCCAATGCTAGCGGGACTTTTGCCCTCATTAGACATGGCGGCACTGGCCTCACAGAGACCTCTGCGCTAGTGCTGGAGCTCCCAAGGCCGGGCAAATACTGGACATCAGACATCCGCCAGGAAGTCTAGTGGCTACGCCTCTGTAAATACGCATGCGCCAGAGGATTTTCGCGTACTCTATGATGTATAGGATGCCTTCACATTCTTGCTCCGGATTCGTTCACAAATACAGTGTACCTTCACCGCGCGGGTCGCCTCTGCTGACCCGGAAGTTTTCGTTCCCCTTAAAAGCGTGGGTCCGCGGCCTGCGGCCTCTTCCTGTTTGTGCCAGCGGAGCGCGTGGTCCACGCGGAGCGACGGAGGTGGCCAGGCAGCGCGCTCAGGTGAGGCCGTCGCGGGTTCGGGGGTTTGATGGACATTCCAGAGTCTTCAGGGAAGCCATGGGCGGGCCCCGAGGCCCAAGGCTTTTCTCGTGGGTCCTCACCTCTCCTTCCAGAAAACGTGCGTAGGGACCGGGAAGAGGCGCGGGGGGTTGCTGGAGTCCCGCCGCCTCCGGAGCTTTCCTCGCAGCGGGGCTCCGGATTGTGGGATTGGTCTTTACAAGTACACGTTGAGGTAGGAAGTTCCCGTCGTTCCGAGATGCACTATGCATCCTCCGCTCTGTAAACGGTTCTCCTTAATAGCATTTTCTCGTGCCTTTTTAGTGCCGGACAGGGACCGCAGGTTTTGCTTGACTTTGCTCAGAACTCGTATAGTGACGTTTGATGTCAGAAAACGTTTCCGTTTTGCTGATAAGGAAGCAGAGTCTAAAGCAGTTTGGTGACTCCCACAGTCACAGAACTCCTTAATGCCATGATTGGGACTTGAACTCCAGCAGATGTGATGTTAGGGCATTTGGCATCTCCTGCCCAGCTGTGGTTCACGCATCAGCTGTTGACCCCAGGGTTCTTGGTTGACAGACACGTGTTTCTTGCTAACACCTGAGTGGTTTCTTTAGGGCTCACAAAGGTGGAGCCAGAATTTCACAAGCTGCCTGGGTTCCTCATGACTCCCGAATTCGCAGGATGTGCGCCTGGGCTCTGACAATTTCTGTCCCTAGGATGACCGACTGGGATCCGGCTGCACCTGCAGTAGCAGAGACCCCTGACATCAAGCTCTTCGGGAAGTGGAGCACCGATGATGTGCAGATCAATGACATTTCCTTGCAGGTTAGGGGAGACGTGGTGGTTGTGCCCCCcaagctggggttgggggcacaTGTGGATTCTTTCAGGAAGGTCACTTGAAACTTGTAGCTGCCCTTCTAAGTCAAGAGTTGAACACCTGACGGGTGAAAGGGGTTCCCTGGACCACCACGCCCACCTGTCCCTTGTTCCTTGTGATGTGTACAGAGGTTGCTACCATTTTTGTCATGACATGGTTCCCTCCTCAGAAGGAGCATCACATCCCATGGGTTATTTTtgcagtaaaatacacataacataaaattcaccattgtGGTCATTTTAAAGGGCAAGGGTCCGACGACATTCTTCCACTTGTCCCAACACCATCTAGTTTTTGGTTTCGGTTTTGTGCATTTTGTTTAACAAATTTAGGCCATAGGACGTTTGTAATTTAAATCTCTTCTATACACTATGCACATGTATCCAAGCAATGTTTGTTAAAGAGAGTGTTGCTCTTGGCATGCTTGTTGAAAATTAGTTGAGCATAgatgttggttttatttttaattgatttttagagaggaaaatatcaatttgttgttcaacttatttatgcattcattggttgcttcctgtatgtgccctgactggcgatGGAacctttatcctttcctttattgGGGcaacactgtaaccaactgagctacctgctCAGGGTCCTGACACTGTCTTGATCGCTGCGCCTTTGAAATAGGTTTGAAATCAAAAAATGGGACGCCTCCTACTTTATCCTATCTCCATTCTTGTACACTTGGCCTCATTTGCACTTTTGTGGGTCctttctggggaaaaaagataTTCTGTGACTGCGTTTGTACAGAGATGAATAAAATTCAGGttgcattatatttattatttcccctttttattttatttttttaaagattttacttatttttacagggaggggaaaggaaggagaaagagggagagaaacatcagtgtgtagttgtctcttgtgcactttgtactagggacctggcctgtaacccaggcatgtgctctggctgggaatcgaaccggtgactctttggttcccaggctggtactcaatctactgagccacaccaggcagggtccatttttatttttataaggaattgagccctggctggtgtggctaagtggattgagtgccaacctgcaaaccaaaaggtctctggtttgattccctgtccacatgcctgagttgggggtgtgcaagaggcaagcaattgatgtttctccctctttctccctccttccccctctatgaaaataaaatgtttttttaatgtattttaaaaggaataaatggaACAGCTCGTGTGTGCAGGTGGTTCCCTCCAGTAGACACCAGGCTGTCATGCCTGTATCAGCCTCCCCTATGTCCTGTCCTTGTCACTCCTCGTACCTTTAGAAAAACATTGTTTATATCCTGATGAGTGAGTCATAGAATGGCCTTGGTCATGTTTCATAGTGGGACTATTGAGAGTCCTGTAAATGCTCACATAGTTCCTgatcccagcctcctccccaacATTTTGGGGTTTCCCAGACATTTTCTTGGGAAATGTATGCATGCATAGAAAGGATTTTTgtggtttggtgtttttttttttttttaaacaatggttTGGGTGTCAGGACCAAGAGCATCGCTTCTAAACAtactgcaatgcacaggacaggccCCGGTCCTCCCAAGAATTATCTAAAATGTCATTACTACAATTTAAGGAACACCAAATTGGGTGGTTGTGTTATATTTGTGATATTCTCCATAGTTgtccaccaccctccctcccattaTAAAGGCACTTGTGCCCTagttgttgtggctcagtggattgagtgctgctggcctgcgaaccgaaaggtcgctggttcaattcccagtcagggcacatgtctgagttgcgggcctggtccccagttgggggcacactagaggcaactacacattgatgtttctctccttctctttctcctttccttcccatgtctaaaaataaataagtaaaatcttgaaaaaaaataaaagttccttgtttacattttatgtttttgtagcagctgggtggggaggctCATAACCGAGACCCCATATGTAGGTGGGGCTACCCTAAATGGGCACTCGGTGCCTCTGGTCCATCCTGTTTCAGTACATGGTCCCCTCTCTTTCCTGCCCCAGGATTACATTGCGGTGAAGGAGAAGTATGCCAAGTACCTGCCCCACAGCGCAGGGCGCTATGCGGCCAAGCGCTTCCGCAAGGCGCAGTGCCCCATCGTTGAGCGCCTCACCAACTCCATGATGATGCATGGCCGCAACAATGGCAAGAAGCTCATGACTGTGCGCATCGTCAAGCATGCCTTCGAGATCATCCACCTGCTCACTGGCGAGGTAGGGTCTGAGGCCAGGTGGGAAGAGTGTGCCCTTAGCAAACCCTAAAGCTAACAGCCACCCCACTGTGTGTGTTCTGGGGTCCTGCAGGTTTTAGGGATGAGGAGACCAGAGTAGGGTACTGGCCAGACCTCAGGCTTATTGTTCCCCACCCCGCCAGAATCCCCTGCAGGTCCTGGTGAATGCCATCATCAACAGTGGCCCCCGGGAGGACTCAACCCGAATTGGGCGAGCTGGAACAGTGAGGCGACAGGCTGTGGATGTGTCCCCTCTGCGCCGTGTGAATCAGGTGGGCCTGGGGCCTTTAGTTACATGTGGCTGG
The sequence above is drawn from the Desmodus rotundus isolate HL8 chromosome 12, HLdesRot8A.1, whole genome shotgun sequence genome and encodes:
- the RPS5 gene encoding small ribosomal subunit protein uS7; the encoded protein is MTDWDPAAPAVAETPDIKLFGKWSTDDVQINDISLQDYIAVKEKYAKYLPHSAGRYAAKRFRKAQCPIVERLTNSMMMHGRNNGKKLMTVRIVKHAFEIIHLLTGENPLQVLVNAIINSGPREDSTRIGRAGTVRRQAVDVSPLRRVNQAIWLLCTGAREAAFRNIKTIAECLADELINAAKGSSNSYAIKKKDELERVAKSNR